A stretch of Xenopus laevis strain J_2021 chromosome 8S, Xenopus_laevis_v10.1, whole genome shotgun sequence DNA encodes these proteins:
- the LOC108700603 gene encoding olfactory receptor 1019 — MESLNQTSANRFILLGLTSTPYLQALCVLMFLIMYLVTIAGNLILIIVVGTSVQLQTPMYFFLFNLSIIDICFSSTIVPKLLIKTVAQDKSVSLLGCALQMFFHLALGAAECFILSVMAYDRYAAICRPLHYYKVMNKKVCICLASGSWAFSFINSVMHVVFTFQLPFCRSNHINHFFCEVPPFLYISCRDTWFNEVAMYISASLIGIGSFSLTLTSYVYIVFTIINMCSTEGRMKAFSTCGSHLTVVSLYYGAVLFMYLHPHSDYFPETSKIMSLIYTVVTPMLNPIIYSMRNEEVKSSIKNKLMVQMGKTF, encoded by the coding sequence ATGGAGAGTTTGAATCAAACATCTGCAAATAGATTCATCCTTCTTGGGCTCACCAGCACCCCATATCTACAGGCATTATGTGTCCTTATGTTTTTGATTATGTATTTAGTCACAATAGCTGGAAACTTGATACTTATCATTGTGGTGGGGACCAGCGTTCAGCTGCAGACACCCATGTACTTTTTCTTGTTCAACCTCTCCATCATAGATATCTGCTTCTCTTCCACCATTGTGCCAAAACTCTTGATCAAAACTGTTGCTCAAGACAAAAGTGTTTCTCTCTTAGGATGTGCTCTACAGATGTTCTTCCATTTAGCTCTAGGAGCTGCTGAGTGTTTCATTCTTTCTGTCATGGCCTATGATAGGTATGCAGCCATTTGTAGACCATTACACTATTACAAAGTTATGAATAAAAAAGTTTGCATCTGCTTAGCTTCTGGATCATGGGCCTTCTCCTTTATCAATTCCGTCATGCATGTGGTCTTTACTTTCCAGCTGCCTTTTTGCAGGTCAAACCACATCAACCATTTTTTCTGTGAGGTTCctccttttttatatatttcttgcaGGGATACTTGGTTTAACGAGGTGGCCATGTACATCTCTGCTAGTTTAATCGGCATAGGCTCGTTTTCTTTGACTCTCACTTCATATGTTTATATAGTTTTCACCATTATTAATATGTGTTCCACTGAAGGAAGAATGAAAGCATTCTCCACTTGTGGGTCCCATCTCACAGTGGTCTCTCTGTACTATGGTGCTGTCCTGTTTATGTATTTACATCCTCACTCAGACTATTTTCCTGAAACATCCAAGATCATGTCTCTTATTTACACAGTTGTCACCCCAATGCTAAATCCTATCATCTATAGCATGAGGAACGAGGAGGTAAAAAGCAGCATAAAGAATAAACTGATGGTTCAAATGGGCAAAACATTCTAA
- the LOC108700604 gene encoding olfactory receptor 5B21 — translation MESSNQTSTNRFILLGLTDTTNLQVLCVLMFLIMYLVTIVANFSFIIVVGTSVQLQTPMYFFLCNLSIIDICFSSTIVPTLLINTLAHDKSVPFLGCALQMFFHLALGTAECFILSVMAFDRYAAICKPLHYYKVLNKKVCICLASGSWVLSFLNSTIHVIFTFQLPFCRSNHVNHFFCEVPPFLYISCRDTWFNVVAMYISASLIGLFSLILTLISYFYITLTILNISSTEGRIKAFSTCASHLTVVSLYFGAILFMYLHPHSDYFPESARTMSLIYTVVTPMLNPLIYSIRNKEVQKNIKNKLNIQIHKTF, via the coding sequence ATGGAGAGTTCAAATCAAACATCTACAAACAGATTCATCCTTCTTGGCCTTACTGATACCACAAACCTACAGGTGTTATGTGTCCTTATGTTTTTGATCATGTATTTAGTCACAATAGTTGCAAACTTCTCATTTATCATTGTGGTGGGGACCAGTGTTCAGCTGCAGACACCCATGTACTTTTTTCTATGTAACCTCTCCATCATTGACATTTGTTTCTCTTCCACCATTGTGCCTACGCTCTTGATCAATACTCTAGCTCATGACAAAAGTGTGCCTTTCTTAGGATGTGCTTTACAGATGTTCTTCCATTTAGCTCTAGGAACTGCTGAGTGTTTTATTCTTTCTGTCATGGCCTTTGATAGGTATGCAGCCATCTGTAAACCTTTACACTATTACAaagttctgaataaaaaagtttgCATCTGCTTAGCTTCTGGATCATGGGTCCTCTCCTTTCTCAACTCTACCATTCATGTGATCTTTACTTTTCAGCTTCCTTTTTGCCGGTCCAACCATGTCAACCATTTTTTCTGTGAGGTTCCTCCTTTTTTGTACATCTCTTGCAGAGACACTTGGTTTAATGTGGTGGCCATGTACATCTCTGCTAGTTTAATTGGCCTGTTCTCACTCATTTTGACTCTCATTTCCTATTTTTATATAACTTTGACAATTCTTAACATCTCTTCCACTGAAGGAAGAATAAAAGCATTCTCTACGTGTGCATCCCATCTCACAGTGGTCTCTCTGTACTTTGGTGCTATCCTGTTTATGTATTTGCATCCTCACTCTGACTATTTTCCAGAATCCGCCAGGACAATGTCTCTCATTTACACTGTTGTCACCCCAATGCTAAATCCTCTAATCTACAGTATAAGGAATAAGGAAGTTCAAAAGAACATCAAAAACAAACTGAATATTCAAatccataaaacattttaa
- the LOC108700602 gene encoding olfactory receptor 5V1: MENSNETSSNQFFLLSLADTPYLKALSVLIFLTMYILALSVNSLLITMVRSNLQLHTPMYFFLSNLSVIDIGITSSVLPKLIIITITQDTSISRLGCALQMFFHSALVGTECILLAVMAYDRYVAICKPLHYNTITNKRFCTSIAAVCWALGCINSSIHVPYTLQLPLCRSHHINHFFCEIPIFVHLSCQDTWLHELSMYISACVLGLSAFILTLSSYAYIISTILNIRSTEGRHKAFSTCASHLTVVSLYYGPIMFMYLRPHSRDSPSTEKIVSIMYTVVTPMLNPIIYSIRNKDIKVTVKGTMNKLS, encoded by the coding sequence ATGGAGAACTCAAATGAAACATCTTCCAACCAATTCTTTCTCCTCAGTCTTGCTGATACCCCATACCTAAAGGCCTTGAGCGTCCTAATATTTCTCACCATGTATATACTAGCATTGTCAGTAAACTCTCTGCTCATTACCATGGTTAGAAGCAATTTGCAGCTGCATACCccaatgtattttttcttaaGCAACCTGTCCGTCATTGACATTGGCATAACGTCTTCAGTCTTACCTAAACTTATCATAATTACAATAACACAAGATACAAGTATTTCACGTCTTGGTTGTGCTTTACAGATGTTCTTCCATTCAGCCCTTGTAGGAACAGAGTGTATTCTTCTGGCTGTTATGGCTTATGACAGATATGTAGCCATCTGCAAGCCTCTGCACTACAATACAATCACGAACAAGAGATTTTGCACTTCCATTGCTGCTGTTTGCTGGGCTTTAGGATGTATCAATTCTAGTATTCATGTACCATACACCTTACAGCTGCCATTGTGCAGATCCCACCATATCAACCATTTTTTCTGTGAGATACCAATCTTTGTTCATTTGTCTTGCCAAGATACTTGGCTTCATGAGTTATCAATGTACATCTCAGCTTGTGTCCTTGGCCTTAGTGCGTTCATATTGACTCTTTCTTCATATGCTTATATCATTTCCACTATTCTAAATATCCGTTCCACTGAAGGAAGGCATAAAGCTTTCTCTACATGTGCATCCCATCTTACAGTGGTCTCTCTTTACTATGGACCTATAATGTTCATGTATTTGCGTCCTCACTCCAGAGACTCTCCTAGCACAGAGAAGATTGTGTCCATTATGTACACAGTTGTGACGCCAATGCTTAATCCCATCATCTATAGcataaggaataaagatatcaAAGTTACCGTCAAAGGAACTATGAATAAGTTGTCATAA